One stretch of Shewanella sp. Arc9-LZ DNA includes these proteins:
- a CDS encoding NCS2 family permease, with protein sequence MLEKLFKLKQNNTSLKQEAVAGLTTFLTMAYIIFVNPMMLADAGMDHGAVFVATCLAAAIGCLVMGLLANYPIALAPGMGLNAFFTYTVVGEMGYSWETALGAVFMSGVCFLILSLVRIREWIVNSIPMSLRFGIAAGIGLFLALIGLKNAGIVVASPATLVTMGDITSFPALMAALGFFLIIAMVQRGLKGAVIFSILIVTVLGMIFGDVQYQGLISMPPSIAPTFMKMDLSSVLEVSMLSVVFAFLFVDLFDTSGTLVAVAQRGGLLDEKGRLPRVKRALTADSVATITGAALGTSTTTSYIESIAGVSAGGRTGLTAVVVGLLFLAALFVSPLAGMVPAYATTGTLFYVAILMMSGLVNVDWEDLTEAAPVVVTCLLMPLTFSIANAIGLGFISYAAIKLMTGRFKDLNPGILVVAALFIAKFIYG encoded by the coding sequence ATGTTAGAAAAACTATTTAAACTTAAACAGAACAACACCAGTCTTAAGCAAGAGGCTGTGGCCGGTCTGACTACTTTTTTAACGATGGCCTACATCATTTTTGTTAACCCTATGATGCTTGCTGATGCAGGGATGGATCATGGTGCAGTATTTGTTGCCACATGTTTAGCTGCTGCCATCGGTTGCTTAGTTATGGGGTTATTAGCTAATTACCCGATTGCATTGGCTCCGGGTATGGGACTGAATGCTTTTTTTACTTACACCGTTGTTGGTGAAATGGGTTACAGCTGGGAAACAGCACTTGGCGCGGTCTTTATGTCAGGAGTGTGCTTCTTAATTTTATCCTTAGTTAGGATCCGCGAGTGGATAGTCAACAGTATTCCAATGTCGTTACGTTTTGGTATCGCAGCTGGTATTGGATTATTTTTAGCCTTAATTGGCTTAAAAAATGCCGGTATTGTAGTGGCTAGCCCTGCAACATTAGTGACTATGGGCGATATCACCTCATTTCCTGCATTGATGGCTGCGTTAGGTTTCTTCTTAATTATTGCTATGGTTCAACGTGGCTTAAAGGGTGCTGTTATTTTCAGTATCCTAATTGTGACCGTTCTGGGAATGATATTTGGCGATGTGCAATACCAAGGCTTAATTTCAATGCCACCGTCTATTGCACCGACATTTATGAAGATGGACTTGTCTAGTGTATTAGAAGTGAGCATGTTATCGGTGGTTTTTGCCTTCTTGTTTGTCGATTTATTTGATACATCAGGTACCTTAGTCGCTGTTGCTCAACGTGGCGGACTGCTTGATGAAAAAGGCCGTTTACCTCGAGTAAAACGTGCCTTAACCGCAGACAGCGTCGCCACGATCACTGGTGCTGCATTGGGTACATCAACTACCACTAGCTATATTGAAAGTATCGCAGGGGTGAGTGCAGGTGGTCGCACAGGTTTAACTGCCGTTGTAGTTGGATTACTGTTTTTAGCGGCGTTATTTGTGTCGCCATTAGCGGGTATGGTGCCAGCGTATGCCACAACTGGAACCTTGTTTTATGTTGCTATTTTAATGATGTCTGGCCTAGTCAATGTTGATTGGGAAGACTTAACTGAAGCCGCTCCTGTTGTCGTGACTTGCTTATTAATGCCGTTAACCTTTTCTATTGCCAATGCTATTGGGCTTGGGTTTATTTCTTATGCTGCGATCAAATTGATGACAGGGCGTTTTAAAGATTTAAATCCAGGTATTTTAGTGGTGGCCGCATTGTTTATTGCCAAGTTTATTTACGGTTAA
- the proB gene encoding glutamate 5-kinase translates to MGYRRVVVKLGTSVLTSGSKKLDKAHMVELARQMASLMRSGVEVVLCTSGAIAAGREHLQYPVLPDTMANKQLLAAVGQSQLILAWSQLFSIYGLHVGQLLLTRADLQDRERYLNARDTLNALLAHNIIPIINENDAVATNEIKVGDNDNLSARAALLCDADLLILLTDQKGLFDADPRTHPDAQLIKQVVNIDDSLRLLAGGSVSGLGTGGMATKLEAADVARRAGIEVVIASGHHPDVIAKVAARESVGTHFSAIENPLESRKQWILAGPASQGKLVVDAGASVAVVANGRSLLSKGIVDVEGNFERGATLLIVNQTGKILAKGISRYCANDLTKISGKHSDDIESLLGYNYGDAVVHRNDMVVLDN, encoded by the coding sequence ATGGGTTATCGCCGCGTAGTAGTTAAGTTAGGCACCAGCGTGCTGACATCGGGCAGTAAAAAGCTTGATAAAGCACATATGGTTGAATTAGCCAGGCAAATGGCCTCGCTTATGCGTTCAGGCGTTGAAGTCGTATTGTGTACATCAGGCGCTATAGCTGCTGGGCGAGAGCATTTACAATATCCAGTGTTGCCAGACACTATGGCCAATAAACAGTTACTTGCAGCTGTGGGTCAAAGTCAGTTAATTTTGGCTTGGTCACAATTGTTCAGTATTTACGGGTTGCATGTTGGCCAGTTATTGTTAACTCGTGCTGATTTACAAGATCGTGAACGTTACCTTAATGCGCGCGACACCTTAAATGCATTATTAGCTCATAATATTATCCCGATAATTAATGAAAATGATGCAGTTGCAACCAATGAGATTAAAGTGGGTGATAATGATAATTTATCAGCCCGTGCAGCCTTACTTTGCGATGCTGATTTACTTATCTTACTGACCGACCAAAAAGGCTTATTTGATGCCGACCCACGCACCCATCCCGACGCACAGTTAATTAAACAAGTTGTCAATATTGACGACAGTTTACGTTTATTGGCTGGCGGTTCAGTGTCAGGACTTGGAACGGGCGGAATGGCGACTAAACTTGAAGCGGCGGATGTGGCTCGACGAGCGGGCATAGAAGTTGTCATCGCTTCCGGTCATCACCCTGATGTTATTGCCAAAGTGGCGGCGAGGGAGTCTGTCGGCACTCATTTTAGTGCAATCGAAAATCCATTAGAAAGTCGCAAACAATGGATCTTGGCTGGTCCTGCTTCACAAGGTAAATTAGTTGTAGATGCTGGAGCATCGGTTGCCGTTGTTGCTAATGGTCGTAGTTTATTATCTAAAGGCATTGTCGATGTTGAAGGCAATTTTGAGCGCGGGGCGACCTTACTGATTGTGAATCAAACCGGTAAGATTTTGGCTAAAGGCATTAGCCGATATTGCGCCAATGATTTAACCAAAATTAGCGGTAAACATTCTGATGATATAGAAAGTCTACTGGGCTATAACTACGGCGATGCCGTGGTTCATCGCAATGATATGGTCGTACTTGATAATTAA
- a CDS encoding glutamate-5-semialdehyde dehydrogenase, with the protein MSATETEYLTQLGQRAKAASFILASLTAKQKNVLLATIADHLAQRKNDILQANAQDIIAAKQSGLTEAMIDRLMLDEGRLGGIIADIDNVIALADPVGKEADSRVLDNGLRLTRRSVPLGVVGVIYEARPNVTVDIAVLALKTGNAVILRGGKETLTSNKVLSEVIRDALVSLDLPKDAVQLIDSPERSLVSGLLRLDKYVDMIIPRGGQNLQRLCAEQSSIPVILGGIGICHLFVDKQADLVRAIDVIANAKVQRPTVCNALDTLLIHQQVAAEFIPNIASHLHSLGVHFHACAMTLPYLDGLGFDVTPAHDESFSTEWLSLTLGIKVVNDIDEAVEHIRHYSTGHSEAILTDNIHTASDFMNQVDSAAVYVNASTRFTDGSQFGLGAEVAVSTQKLHARGPMALDALTTYKWLAWGDYTCRQ; encoded by the coding sequence ATGTCAGCCACAGAAACAGAATATTTAACTCAATTAGGGCAACGTGCTAAGGCTGCAAGTTTTATTTTAGCGAGTTTAACAGCGAAACAAAAAAACGTATTGTTAGCTACGATTGCAGACCACTTAGCGCAGCGGAAAAATGATATTTTACAAGCGAATGCACAAGATATCATTGCAGCGAAGCAAAGTGGTTTAACCGAAGCCATGATAGATAGGTTGATGCTGGACGAAGGGCGGCTAGGCGGAATTATAGCTGACATTGATAATGTCATCGCACTAGCCGACCCTGTCGGCAAAGAAGCTGACAGTCGGGTATTGGATAACGGCTTACGCTTAACTCGTCGCAGTGTCCCATTAGGTGTGGTGGGGGTTATTTATGAGGCTCGGCCAAATGTCACCGTTGATATTGCCGTGTTGGCGTTAAAGACCGGTAATGCAGTGATTTTGCGTGGAGGTAAAGAAACCCTAACCTCAAATAAAGTGCTAAGTGAAGTTATCCGTGATGCACTGGTGAGTTTAGATTTACCTAAAGATGCCGTGCAGCTGATTGATTCACCAGAGAGGAGTCTTGTCAGTGGCTTACTAAGACTCGACAAATATGTTGATATGATTATCCCTCGTGGTGGACAAAACCTGCAGCGATTGTGTGCTGAGCAATCGAGTATTCCTGTCATTTTAGGCGGCATTGGCATCTGTCATTTATTTGTCGATAAACAAGCCGATTTAGTGCGTGCAATCGATGTGATTGCCAACGCTAAAGTTCAACGCCCGACTGTGTGTAATGCCTTAGATACATTATTAATACATCAACAGGTTGCTGCCGAATTTATTCCTAATATTGCCTCACATTTACACTCACTTGGGGTTCATTTCCATGCTTGTGCAATGACTTTACCTTATCTTGATGGGTTAGGTTTTGATGTTACACCTGCACATGATGAATCGTTTTCAACAGAGTGGTTATCGCTCACGTTAGGGATCAAAGTGGTTAACGATATTGACGAAGCCGTGGAGCATATCCGTCATTATTCTACAGGACATTCTGAAGCCATTTTAACGGATAACATTCACACAGCGAGTGACTTTATGAATCAAGTTGATTCCGCCGCAGTGTATGTGAATGCCAGTACTCGTTTCACCGATGGTTCACAATTTGGTCTTGGCGCTGAAGTTGCCGTGAGCACCCAGAAATTACATGCCCGTGGTCCAATGGCGTTAGATGCACTGACCACATACAAGTGGCTAGCTTGGGGTGATTACACCTGTAGGCAATAA
- the dnaK gene encoding molecular chaperone DnaK — protein MGKIIGIDLGTTNSCVAVLDGGKARVIENAEGDRTTPSIIAYTDDEIIVGQPAKRQAVTNPTNTFFAIKRLIGRRFKDDEVQRDVNIMPFKIIAADNGDAWVESRGNKMAPPQVSAEILKKMKKTAEDFLGEEVTEAVITVPAYFNDSQRQATKDAGRIAGLDVKRIINEPTAAALAYGIDKKQGDNIVAVYDLGGGTFDISIIEIDSNDGDQTFEVLATNGDTHLGGEDFDNRMINYLADEFKKDQGLDLRRDPLAMQRLKEAAEKAKIELSSTNHTEVNLPYITADASGPKHLVVKITRAKLESLVEDLIQRTLEPLKVALADADLSISDINEVILVGGQTRMPKVQEAVTNFFGKEPRKDVNPDEAVAVGAAIQAGVLSGEVKDVLLLDVTPLSLGIETMGSVMTKLIEKNTTIPTKAQQVFSTADDNQSAVTIHVLQGERKQASANKSLGQFNLEGIEPAPRGQPQVEVMFDIDADGILHVSATDKKTGKKQNITIKASSGLSDEEVEQMVRDAEAHADEDAKFEELVKARNQADGLAHSTKKQVEEAGDALASDEKEKIEAAIATLETAIKGKDKEAIDTATQALIEASAKLMEIAQAKAQGEAEGQAHDAGQEKPADDVVDAEFEEVKDDKK, from the coding sequence ATGGGCAAAATTATTGGTATCGATTTAGGCACAACAAACTCGTGTGTAGCAGTCCTTGATGGCGGCAAAGCACGCGTAATTGAAAACGCAGAGGGTGATCGCACAACCCCATCAATTATCGCTTATACCGATGATGAAATTATTGTAGGCCAGCCAGCAAAGCGTCAGGCTGTAACCAACCCAACAAACACATTCTTTGCCATCAAGCGTTTAATCGGTCGTCGTTTTAAAGATGACGAAGTTCAACGTGATGTGAACATCATGCCATTCAAAATTATCGCAGCTGATAATGGTGATGCATGGGTTGAGTCACGTGGTAACAAAATGGCACCACCACAAGTTTCAGCTGAAATCTTGAAAAAGATGAAAAAGACTGCTGAAGACTTTTTAGGTGAAGAAGTGACTGAAGCGGTTATTACCGTTCCTGCTTACTTTAACGATTCACAACGTCAAGCCACTAAAGATGCTGGTCGTATCGCAGGTCTTGATGTTAAGCGTATTATCAACGAACCTACTGCTGCTGCACTTGCATACGGTATCGACAAGAAACAAGGCGACAACATTGTTGCTGTATACGATTTAGGTGGTGGTACATTCGATATCTCTATCATCGAAATTGACAGCAACGATGGCGACCAAACATTTGAAGTACTAGCAACCAATGGTGATACTCACTTAGGTGGTGAAGACTTTGATAACCGTATGATTAACTATTTAGCTGATGAATTCAAAAAAGACCAAGGCTTAGATCTTCGTAGAGATCCTTTAGCAATGCAACGTTTGAAAGAAGCCGCTGAAAAAGCAAAAATCGAGCTTTCAAGCACTAACCACACTGAAGTTAACTTGCCTTACATCACTGCTGATGCATCAGGTCCTAAGCATTTAGTGGTTAAAATTACTCGTGCTAAGTTAGAGTCATTAGTTGAAGATTTAATTCAACGTACTCTAGAGCCGCTTAAAGTTGCACTAGCTGATGCTGATTTATCAATATCAGATATCAATGAAGTGATTCTTGTGGGTGGCCAGACTCGTATGCCTAAAGTACAAGAAGCAGTCACTAACTTCTTTGGCAAAGAGCCTCGTAAAGATGTTAACCCTGATGAAGCGGTTGCTGTTGGCGCGGCGATTCAGGCTGGCGTACTTTCTGGTGAAGTGAAAGACGTACTTCTACTTGACGTTACCCCACTATCTCTTGGTATTGAAACCATGGGCAGTGTGATGACAAAGCTTATCGAGAAGAACACCACTATCCCGACTAAAGCTCAGCAAGTATTCTCAACAGCTGACGACAACCAAAGTGCCGTGACTATTCACGTACTTCAGGGTGAACGTAAGCAAGCGAGTGCTAACAAGTCATTAGGTCAATTTAACCTTGAAGGTATTGAGCCAGCACCACGTGGCCAACCACAGGTTGAAGTGATGTTCGACATTGATGCTGATGGTATCTTACATGTGTCTGCAACAGACAAGAAAACAGGTAAGAAACAAAACATTACTATCAAAGCCTCTTCAGGTTTATCTGATGAAGAAGTTGAACAAATGGTACGTGATGCTGAAGCTCATGCTGATGAAGATGCTAAATTTGAAGAGTTAGTTAAAGCGCGTAATCAAGCAGATGGTTTAGCTCATTCAACTAAAAAACAAGTTGAAGAAGCTGGCGATGCACTAGCTAGTGACGAAAAAGAAAAGATTGAAGCAGCAATCGCAACTTTAGAAACTGCCATAAAAGGCAAAGATAAAGAAGCCATTGATACAGCAACTCAAGCGCTAATCGAAGCGTCTGCTAAGTTAATGGAAATTGCTCAAGCTAAAGCTCAAGGTGAAGCAGAAGGTCAAGCGCACGATGCTGGCCAAGAAAAGCCTGCTGATGATGTTGTTGATGCTGAGTTCGAAGAAGTTAAAGACGACAAAAAGTAA
- the dnaJ gene encoding molecular chaperone DnaJ, translating to MSKRDYYEVLGVGRDTSEREIKKAYKRLAMKFHPDRNPGDKAAEASFKEIKEAYEILTDSDKKAAYDQFGHAGVDPNRGGHGGGQGDFGDIFGDVFGDIFGGGRRGGGQRQAARGSDLRYNLELSLEEAVRGLTKELRIPTLAACDLCDGSGAKKGTSATTCGTCHGQGQVQMRQGFFAVQQACPTCHGRGKIIKDPCGKCHGEGRVEKSKTLSVKIPAGVDTGDRIRLTGEGEAGEFGAPPGDLYVQVSVREHAIFTRDANNLYCEVPISFSKAALGGEIEVPTLDGKVSLKIPTETQTGRMFRLRGKGVKSVRSHAVGDLLCKVVMETPVNLNEKQKELLREFEATLTGESKKHSPKAEGFFDGVKKFFQDLNS from the coding sequence ATGTCAAAGCGTGATTATTACGAAGTTCTCGGTGTTGGACGTGACACCAGTGAACGCGAAATTAAAAAAGCGTACAAACGCTTAGCGATGAAGTTTCACCCAGACCGTAATCCGGGTGACAAAGCCGCAGAAGCTAGCTTTAAAGAAATTAAAGAAGCGTACGAAATTTTAACCGACAGCGACAAAAAAGCGGCTTACGATCAATTTGGTCATGCTGGCGTCGACCCTAATCGTGGTGGGCACGGTGGTGGCCAAGGTGATTTTGGCGATATCTTTGGTGATGTATTCGGTGATATTTTTGGTGGTGGTCGCCGTGGTGGTGGTCAACGTCAAGCTGCGCGCGGTAGTGACTTACGATACAACCTTGAATTGTCTTTAGAAGAAGCCGTACGCGGCTTAACCAAAGAACTGCGAATTCCTACTTTAGCTGCCTGTGATTTATGTGACGGGAGTGGCGCTAAAAAAGGCACATCTGCAACCACATGTGGTACGTGTCATGGCCAAGGCCAAGTGCAAATGCGCCAAGGTTTCTTTGCTGTTCAGCAAGCGTGTCCTACTTGTCATGGTCGCGGTAAAATCATTAAAGATCCTTGCGGCAAGTGCCATGGTGAAGGTCGAGTTGAGAAAAGCAAAACCTTATCAGTTAAAATTCCTGCCGGTGTCGATACAGGCGATCGTATTCGTCTTACTGGCGAAGGTGAAGCGGGCGAGTTTGGTGCTCCACCAGGTGATTTATACGTTCAAGTTAGTGTGCGAGAACACGCTATCTTTACCCGTGACGCCAATAACCTTTACTGTGAAGTACCTATTTCATTCAGTAAAGCAGCATTAGGCGGCGAGATTGAAGTACCGACATTAGACGGTAAAGTTAGCCTTAAAATCCCAACAGAAACCCAAACAGGGCGCATGTTCCGCCTACGCGGCAAAGGGGTTAAGTCGGTCCGTAGCCATGCAGTAGGTGACTTACTGTGTAAAGTGGTAATGGAAACACCGGTTAACTTGAATGAAAAACAAAAAGAGTTATTGCGTGAGTTTGAAGCAACGTTAACTGGCGAATCAAAAAAGCACAGCCCTAAAGCTGAAGGCTTCTTTGATGGCGTTAAAAAGTTCTTTCAGGATTTAAACAGTTAA
- a CDS encoding DEAD/DEAH box helicase, with amino-acid sequence MSFSALSLDSSLLAALPPTVNQPSRIQQLAIPTILAGQDVLALAQTGSGKTYAYGLPVLQRISLLPTAHLSAVIIVPTRELASQVSQNLVPLAQSLNLRVEVLCGGEAIELQIERLAQPVNIVVATPGRLLALAQQGVIDFEHLQSLVLDEADRLLDMGFIADINALITLMPGGQRLLFSATLPESLVALAQKVQSASCVRIEAHALNSTVADIDQTLYHVNKGSKAKALIHLIALHQWSQVLVFVNAKDDADALCKKLIKAGINAAALHGDKEQALRSKTLEQFKTAQLTVLVATDVLARGIHVDALPVVINVDLPAQAAVYVHRIGRTARAGLSGVALSLVGHSELLSLEAIRELTGQTLPLDELAGFAVTDKPISENSKRAPRDKQANRRTANKRSISDFAKRKSTR; translated from the coding sequence ATGTCATTTTCAGCGTTATCACTCGATTCAAGTTTATTAGCCGCATTACCGCCGACAGTGAATCAGCCGAGTCGTATTCAGCAACTGGCTATTCCAACTATATTGGCGGGGCAAGATGTGTTGGCATTAGCCCAAACCGGCAGCGGTAAAACCTATGCTTATGGTTTGCCTGTATTGCAACGCATTAGTCTGCTTCCAACGGCTCATTTGTCTGCCGTGATCATCGTACCGACCAGAGAGTTAGCATCACAAGTATCGCAAAACTTAGTGCCGCTGGCACAATCGCTTAATTTGCGCGTAGAGGTACTGTGTGGCGGTGAAGCAATAGAGCTTCAAATTGAGCGCTTAGCTCAACCGGTTAACATCGTCGTTGCTACACCGGGCCGCTTACTCGCATTAGCACAACAAGGTGTTATTGATTTTGAACATCTGCAGAGTTTGGTCCTTGATGAAGCAGACCGATTACTGGACATGGGATTTATCGCCGATATTAATGCGTTGATTACATTAATGCCAGGTGGCCAACGGTTATTATTTTCGGCGACGTTACCCGAATCTTTGGTCGCATTAGCTCAAAAAGTACAGTCTGCATCTTGCGTACGAATTGAAGCGCATGCTTTAAATAGTACCGTGGCTGATATTGATCAAACTCTCTATCACGTCAATAAAGGCAGCAAAGCCAAAGCGCTGATTCATTTAATTGCTTTACATCAATGGTCGCAAGTATTGGTGTTTGTGAATGCTAAAGATGATGCTGATGCATTGTGTAAAAAGTTAATTAAAGCGGGTATTAACGCTGCGGCGCTTCATGGCGATAAAGAACAAGCGCTGCGAAGTAAGACCTTAGAGCAATTCAAAACGGCACAACTTACTGTATTAGTCGCAACCGATGTATTAGCGCGCGGTATTCATGTCGACGCATTGCCAGTAGTCATTAATGTTGATTTGCCTGCCCAAGCAGCAGTATATGTTCATCGTATTGGACGTACTGCACGGGCGGGATTAAGCGGCGTGGCATTATCATTAGTCGGTCATTCTGAATTACTCAGTTTAGAGGCTATTCGAGAATTAACCGGACAGACATTACCATTAGATGAATTAGCTGGTTTTGCGGTAACAGACAAACCGATTAGCGAAAACAGTAAGCGAGCGCCGCGTGATAAGCAAGCCAATCGTCGTACCGCCAATAAACGCAGTATTAGTGATTTCGCTAAACGTAAATCAACACGTTAA
- a CDS encoding M48 family metallopeptidase: protein MKPLALTLLVSALLVGCVNSQSPTGRGQTLLFSDTQMQQMGAQSFETMKQSEKISQNQAQTQYVNCVAKRITAVLPDQSQQWDVVLFESDQVNAFALPGGHIGVYTGLLNVATNQDQLATVMGHEVAHVLAQHGNEQVSRAQITGLGMQAADAALGASGIANKDLYMAGLGLGANVGIILPFGRSQESEADIVGLELMAKAGFNPAQSVNLWQNMAKAGGAQGPELLSTHPSHSHRIEDLQAAQNQVMPLYTQARKQSLAECKIAQVK from the coding sequence ATGAAACCTCTCGCGCTAACCCTACTCGTTTCTGCTTTATTAGTTGGCTGTGTTAATAGTCAATCGCCAACAGGGCGAGGGCAAACCTTGTTGTTTTCTGATACCCAGATGCAGCAAATGGGTGCTCAGTCGTTTGAGACCATGAAGCAAAGTGAAAAAATAAGTCAAAACCAAGCGCAAACTCAATATGTGAACTGTGTTGCCAAACGTATCACTGCGGTGTTACCCGACCAATCGCAGCAATGGGATGTCGTGTTGTTTGAATCAGATCAAGTCAATGCGTTTGCGCTACCTGGTGGCCATATTGGTGTTTATACCGGTTTACTAAATGTGGCGACGAATCAAGATCAGTTGGCTACAGTTATGGGACATGAAGTGGCGCACGTTTTAGCACAACATGGAAACGAGCAAGTATCTCGAGCGCAGATAACGGGTCTTGGCATGCAAGCTGCGGATGCCGCATTAGGAGCATCGGGTATTGCCAATAAAGATTTGTACATGGCCGGACTGGGGCTAGGGGCGAATGTGGGCATTATTTTACCTTTTGGCCGCAGTCAGGAATCTGAAGCTGATATTGTTGGTCTTGAGCTAATGGCCAAAGCAGGTTTTAATCCAGCTCAAAGTGTTAATTTGTGGCAAAACATGGCTAAAGCGGGCGGAGCCCAAGGCCCTGAACTGCTATCGACTCACCCGTCACACAGTCACCGAATTGAAGACTTGCAAGCGGCACAGAATCAAGTGATGCCGCTTTATACACAGGCAAGAAAACAGTCTTTGGCTGAGTGTAAAATTGCTCAAGTTAAATAG
- a CDS encoding FKBP-type peptidyl-prolyl cis-trans isomerase, giving the protein MSDLFSTMEQHASYGVGRQMGEQLAANSFEGIDIPAVQAGLADAFAGKESAVSMEELQVAFTEISRRLQEAQEAAAEAAAAEGDTFLAENAKRDGITITESGLQYEVLVQGDGETPTYDSTVRTHYHGTFISGDVFDSSVARGQPAEFPVSGVIAGWTEALQLMPVGTKLKLYVPHHLAYGERGAGASIPPYSALVFEVELLEII; this is encoded by the coding sequence ATGTCAGATTTGTTCAGCACTATGGAACAGCATGCTAGCTACGGTGTAGGTCGTCAAATGGGCGAGCAACTAGCAGCAAACTCTTTTGAAGGTATTGATATCCCTGCTGTTCAAGCTGGTCTTGCTGATGCATTTGCCGGTAAAGAAAGCGCAGTATCAATGGAAGAGCTTCAAGTTGCATTTACTGAAATTAGTCGTCGTTTACAAGAAGCACAAGAAGCTGCTGCAGAAGCTGCTGCCGCTGAAGGTGATACATTCCTAGCTGAAAATGCTAAGCGTGACGGTATTACGATAACTGAGTCTGGTCTTCAATACGAAGTGCTTGTACAAGGCGACGGTGAAACACCAACGTATGATTCAACTGTACGTACTCATTACCATGGTACTTTCATCAGTGGTGATGTGTTCGACAGCTCTGTTGCTCGTGGCCAACCTGCTGAATTCCCAGTATCTGGTGTTATCGCCGGTTGGACTGAAGCATTACAGTTAATGCCAGTTGGCACTAAGCTAAAATTATATGTCCCGCATCACTTGGCTTACGGTGAGCGTGGCGCGGGTGCTTCAATCCCGCCTTATTCAGCTTTGGTCTTCGAAGTTGAATTGTTAGAAATTATCTAG
- the dapB gene encoding 4-hydroxy-tetrahydrodipicolinate reductase, which translates to MTAKVRIAVVGASGRMGRTLIESAKQQQVIILGAAIERTGSSLIGIDAGVLAGVGAMNVAITDSLDKVVDDFDVLIDFTSPESSIIHLDWCAKNHKAIVIGTTGFNHAQKEQIGAYSEQVPVVLAPNMSVGVNVMWKLLALATEVMGDYTDIEIIEAHHRHKKDAPSGTALKMGEIIAQTLGRDLDQCAVFGREGITGERDPNTIGFATVRAGDIVGEHTAMFADIGERLEITHKASSRMTFANGAMRAAFWLSDQNAGLYDMQQVLGLN; encoded by the coding sequence ATGACTGCAAAAGTGAGAATTGCTGTAGTTGGTGCCAGTGGCCGTATGGGCCGTACACTGATTGAATCTGCTAAACAGCAACAAGTTATAATACTTGGCGCAGCTATTGAACGTACAGGTTCAAGTTTAATCGGTATTGATGCTGGTGTACTTGCTGGTGTTGGCGCGATGAATGTTGCCATTACCGATTCACTGGATAAAGTGGTTGACGACTTTGACGTATTAATTGATTTTACGTCACCTGAATCTTCCATTATTCATCTCGATTGGTGCGCAAAAAATCACAAAGCTATTGTCATTGGTACCACAGGTTTTAATCATGCTCAAAAAGAGCAAATTGGTGCCTATTCAGAACAAGTGCCAGTGGTATTAGCGCCTAATATGTCTGTCGGTGTTAACGTGATGTGGAAGTTGCTCGCACTGGCTACAGAGGTGATGGGTGATTATACCGATATCGAAATAATCGAAGCGCATCATCGGCATAAAAAGGATGCACCGTCAGGTACTGCACTTAAAATGGGTGAAATTATAGCCCAAACATTAGGTCGTGATTTAGACCAATGTGCGGTATTTGGGCGTGAAGGCATTACCGGTGAGCGTGATCCTAATACCATAGGTTTTGCAACGGTTCGTGCTGGTGACATTGTCGGTGAACACACCGCAATGTTCGCTGACATAGGCGAACGGCTGGAAATAACCCATAAAGCATCGAGTAGAATGACCTTTGCTAATGGAGCTATGAGGGCGGCTTTTTGGCTCTCCGATCAAAATGCAGGTCTGTATGACATGCAACAAGTATTAGGATTGAACTAG